One stretch of Akkermansia sp. RCC_12PD DNA includes these proteins:
- the trpA gene encoding tryptophan synthase subunit alpha produces MNNTQKSPLQEAVEQAHAKGRRAVIPFITAGFPDMDSFWTHLERIDAAGADIIEIGVPFSDPVADGPVIEDASRDALARGVSLKWILDGLKARKGQFSAKLALMGYVNPFYQYGLENLARDAAEAGVYGFIVPDMPLEESGMFRKVFAPYGLTLVTLVAPNTSVERMKEYKPCTEGFVYVVSVLGTTGGKTDLEQSVAETMRRARSVFDVPLALGFGLQTPDQLEALPEDARPDAAVLGSALLKHIAAGGDAGEFLLPWTR; encoded by the coding sequence ATGAACAATACGCAGAAATCACCGTTGCAGGAAGCCGTGGAACAGGCCCATGCCAAGGGGCGCCGCGCCGTCATTCCATTCATCACCGCCGGCTTTCCGGACATGGATTCCTTCTGGACCCATCTGGAGCGCATTGACGCGGCCGGGGCGGACATCATCGAGATAGGCGTTCCGTTTTCCGACCCGGTGGCGGACGGCCCCGTTATTGAAGACGCCTCCCGGGACGCGCTGGCCCGCGGGGTCAGCCTGAAATGGATTCTGGACGGCCTGAAGGCCCGCAAGGGGCAGTTCTCCGCCAAGCTGGCATTGATGGGTTACGTGAATCCCTTTTATCAATACGGCCTGGAAAATCTGGCACGGGACGCGGCGGAAGCGGGCGTTTACGGTTTCATCGTGCCGGACATGCCGCTGGAGGAATCCGGCATGTTCAGGAAGGTCTTTGCCCCTTATGGCCTGACACTCGTGACACTGGTGGCTCCCAACACCTCCGTGGAACGCATGAAAGAGTACAAGCCCTGTACGGAAGGATTCGTTTACGTGGTGTCCGTCCTCGGCACCACGGGAGGGAAGACGGATCTGGAGCAGAGTGTGGCGGAGACCATGCGCCGTGCCCGTTCCGTGTTTGACGTTCCGCTGGCGCTGGGCTTCGGCCTCCAGACGCCGGACCAGCTTGAGGCCCTGCCGGAAGACGCCCGTCCGGATGCCGCCGTGCTGGGAAGCGCCCTGCTCAAGCACATTGCCGCAGGGGGGGATGCGGGAGAATTCCTGCTGCCGTGGACCAGGTAA
- the trpB gene encoding tryptophan synthase subunit beta, translating into MNNKEGYFGNFGGRFVPEALRPPLMELEQAMDTIMQSPAYRDALQDLLVNYAGRETPLTFCPHLSEKLGFRLWLKREDLLHTGAHKINNALGQALLARMMGKTRLIAETGAGQHGVATATAAARLKMDCTVFMGAEDVERQSMNVMRMKLLGAEVVPVDSGSRTLKDAINAALRYWISHQADTLYCFGTAAGPHPFPTLVRQLQSVIGREARAQMLERTGRLPDVVVACVGGGSNAIGMLHPFVEDEDVRLVGVEAGGTGEPGCYNSAPINLGSPGVLHGHVTMLLQDGDGQIQPSHSISAGLDYPGVGPEHSHLAEIGRVHYGMVCDASALNAFQALTRGEGIIPALESSHAVAWVLDHAEELPKGGDVLVNLSGRGDKDLGIVKKYLNI; encoded by the coding sequence ATGAATAACAAAGAAGGATACTTCGGCAATTTCGGCGGCCGTTTCGTTCCGGAGGCATTGCGCCCCCCCCTGATGGAACTGGAACAGGCCATGGACACCATCATGCAGTCCCCGGCGTACCGGGATGCATTGCAGGATCTGCTGGTCAACTACGCGGGCAGGGAAACGCCCCTGACGTTCTGCCCCCACCTCTCGGAGAAACTTGGCTTCCGCCTGTGGCTGAAGCGTGAGGACCTGCTGCATACGGGCGCCCACAAGATCAACAACGCCCTGGGCCAGGCCCTCCTTGCCCGGATGATGGGGAAGACGCGCCTCATCGCGGAGACCGGGGCGGGCCAGCACGGCGTGGCTACGGCCACGGCGGCGGCGCGCCTGAAGATGGATTGCACCGTCTTCATGGGGGCGGAGGATGTGGAGCGCCAGTCCATGAATGTGATGCGCATGAAGCTGCTGGGTGCGGAGGTAGTTCCCGTGGACAGCGGTTCCCGCACGCTGAAGGACGCCATTAACGCGGCCCTGCGTTACTGGATTTCCCATCAGGCGGATACTCTGTACTGTTTTGGTACGGCGGCAGGCCCCCATCCGTTCCCCACACTGGTCAGGCAGCTCCAGTCCGTCATCGGCCGGGAGGCGCGCGCGCAAATGCTGGAGCGCACCGGAAGGCTGCCGGACGTGGTAGTGGCGTGCGTGGGAGGCGGCTCCAACGCCATCGGAATGCTCCACCCCTTTGTGGAGGATGAGGATGTGCGCCTCGTAGGCGTGGAGGCCGGCGGCACGGGCGAGCCCGGCTGCTACAATTCCGCCCCCATCAACCTGGGGAGCCCCGGCGTGCTGCATGGACATGTGACCATGCTTTTGCAGGACGGGGACGGCCAGATACAGCCTTCCCATTCCATTTCCGCCGGCCTGGATTATCCCGGCGTGGGGCCGGAGCATTCCCATCTGGCGGAAATCGGCCGCGTGCATTACGGCATGGTTTGCGACGCTTCCGCCCTGAATGCCTTCCAGGCGCTTACGAGGGGGGAAGGCATCATTCCGGCGCTGGAATCCTCCCATGCCGTGGCGTGGGTGCTGGACCACGCGGAAGAACTGCCCAAAGGGGGCGACGTGCTGGTCAATCTCTCCGGCCGCGGAGACAAGGACCTGGGAATCGTTAAAAAATATCTGAACATTTAA